In a single window of the Verrucomicrobiia bacterium genome:
- a CDS encoding DUF86 domain-containing protein translates to MSKREAKFLVEDMRAAMGKIARYIDGMSREDFLLDERTVDAVVRNLEIIGEAAKQLPSEYRARSPGIPWTQMAGMRNRIVHDYAGVDLEIVWEVVTKALPDLERMIVGLEPQG, encoded by the coding sequence ATGTCGAAGCGTGAAGCGAAATTCCTTGTGGAGGACATGCGCGCGGCGATGGGGAAGATCGCCCGCTACATCGATGGAATGAGCCGCGAGGACTTTCTCCTGGATGAAAGGACGGTGGACGCCGTTGTGCGGAATCTCGAGATCATTGGGGAGGCGGCGAAGCAGCTTCCATCCGAGTATCGGGCGCGGAGTCCGGGGATTCCCTGGACGCAGATGGCCGGGATGCGCAATCGCATCGTGCACGATTACGCAGGGGTGGACCTGGAGATCGTCTGGGAGGTGGTGACGAAAGCGTTGCCTGACTTGGAGAGGATGATCGTGGGGCTTGAGCCTCAAGGGTAG
- a CDS encoding nucleotidyltransferase domain-containing protein, which translates to MAVFGSVARGDDSLGSDIDILVEVDPSIGLKFVTLAERLETELGRSVDLVSRRALKPGLWERIKPELVDVEA; encoded by the coding sequence ATGGCCGTGTTCGGCTCCGTGGCGCGGGGAGATGACAGCCTTGGGAGCGACATAGACATCCTGGTTGAGGTTGATCCCTCCATCGGTTTGAAGTTTGTGACTTTGGCGGAGCGCCTCGAAACAGAGCTGGGCCGGAGCGTTGACCTCGTCTCACGTCGTGCGCTGAAGCCTGGGCTTTGGGAACGGATCAAGCCGGAGCTGGTGGATGTCGAAGCGTGA
- a CDS encoding protein kinase produces the protein MTPILDSIGPYQILGELGSGGMGVVYLARDPRLGRVVAVKVIQAGGTATADARRRLRIEAEAVGSLDHPGIVPILDVGDSAAEPYLALKFIPGGSLAERLAESRLSASDAARLMAQVARAVDHAHQRGVLHRDLKPSNILLDERGQPHLTDFGLAKLATLDLGLTLSHAPVGTCGYMAPEIARSGARAATIASDIYSLGAVLFELMTGRPPYVTSGFADFLSQVDQGELPRPLRVRRETRSADADSGTGSRPSRFLRDLEIICLRCLNRDPRQRYPSSAALAEDLERLLRGELIVARAPTLLECAAAWIVRHRAATAAGAAVLLSVLAGLGATWWQLKRAERFLGESERANHELLRQDIRRSLQEFQVKSTNAFRRDALHDLTLLHRRHPTNRLVAARLWMTLLERHHPLRRLAPLIHTHEVWSTAFTPDGTQLLTASVESPFSVHLWDLGTGAHLGTVPHDISVAPIVMDRTGARLVCVDPDGRLRVWSLPGLTGVDGPWTQFPQARQAAISPSGTTLAATDSGRRLSVWSIGERTLAWETELEDGPHRLCFSSDGRHLVAAGGSGRATLLEAAGGGPRATINSSIGALKWIEASPDGRGVLLVGDKGVWFETDPLSGNHHLEFSWTNQTIQAARISPDGEHVAIATHEGWLGEYSLRTREPTRRNLDLGRFTDDLTYSEVNSDLALTMGDGVAWFFPAEPDRRRPEPVKMGVFAYQIRFSPDGRSVAAPVSDRKAHVFSMPPQLEADPVMLVQTNVVKWAASPTGTLVAILDSAGTVGVRRLTAEATFEPWLHPDAPIRSLDFSPSGRWLMVRDNNGLAQLIPVTHPGAPLRRLQHDRGLVPAFGFDREEHKLILATETQAHVWDISAEPPRREAVFDVSRAQRFVFSPDGSRVALRAADWIARLYDTRTWKQLPDLLAHTGPVNAIQFSQDGRWVATGSQDRTARVWRASDGQPLTPMIQTAFNGLALAFHPDGSELFTCGYHSIRRWQIPGGDPDPRELAASTGSHHLRYSRDGRQLLSAGGGIVWLWDTDSGTPLMDPIPAGPLAFPQFSTDGRHFLIVDPPVADSASGDDGRLTVIRLASPEDIPDSESLLAMAQLCLDGELNAKGGLVPLDASSLADLYRKADPILRTVRPSRIRQLRLLKPEIVSP, from the coding sequence GTGACACCCATCCTGGACTCCATTGGTCCGTACCAGATCCTGGGCGAACTGGGTTCCGGAGGGATGGGCGTGGTGTATCTGGCCCGGGATCCCCGGCTGGGTCGGGTGGTGGCGGTCAAGGTGATTCAGGCGGGAGGCACGGCGACGGCCGACGCCCGGCGCCGCCTCCGCATTGAAGCGGAGGCGGTGGGATCACTCGATCACCCCGGAATTGTGCCGATCCTCGATGTCGGGGATTCCGCCGCTGAACCCTACCTCGCCCTGAAATTCATCCCGGGCGGCTCCCTGGCGGAACGTCTGGCGGAATCCCGACTGTCCGCGTCCGATGCCGCCCGCCTCATGGCACAGGTCGCCCGGGCGGTGGATCACGCGCACCAGCGGGGTGTCCTGCACCGCGACCTCAAGCCGTCCAACATCCTGCTCGATGAGCGCGGTCAGCCGCATCTCACCGACTTCGGACTCGCCAAACTGGCCACCTTGGACCTGGGCCTGACCCTGAGTCACGCACCGGTGGGGACCTGCGGCTACATGGCTCCGGAGATTGCGCGATCCGGCGCCCGTGCGGCCACCATCGCCTCCGACATTTACAGCCTTGGCGCGGTGCTCTTTGAGCTGATGACCGGACGGCCGCCCTACGTGACCTCCGGTTTCGCAGATTTTCTCAGTCAAGTGGACCAGGGCGAGCTCCCCCGTCCCCTGCGGGTCCGGCGCGAGACCCGATCCGCGGATGCGGACTCCGGGACCGGGAGCCGTCCATCCCGGTTCCTTCGGGACCTGGAGATCATCTGCCTTCGGTGCCTGAATCGCGATCCCCGCCAGCGCTATCCGTCGTCGGCCGCACTTGCCGAGGACCTCGAACGGCTGCTGCGGGGCGAGCTGATCGTCGCCCGGGCTCCGACACTGCTCGAATGCGCCGCGGCCTGGATCGTGCGGCACCGGGCGGCGACCGCAGCCGGTGCGGCGGTGCTCCTGAGCGTGCTGGCGGGTTTGGGGGCCACCTGGTGGCAACTGAAGCGTGCGGAACGCTTCCTCGGTGAATCGGAACGGGCAAATCACGAACTGCTGCGTCAGGACATCCGCCGCAGCCTTCAGGAGTTTCAGGTGAAATCCACGAACGCGTTTCGCCGGGATGCCCTCCACGACTTGACGTTGCTCCACCGCCGTCATCCCACGAACCGCCTGGTGGCCGCCCGCCTGTGGATGACCCTTCTGGAACGGCATCATCCGCTTCGCCGGCTGGCCCCGCTGATCCATACCCACGAAGTCTGGAGCACGGCGTTCACCCCGGACGGCACCCAGTTGCTCACGGCGTCCGTGGAATCACCGTTCAGCGTCCACCTGTGGGACCTCGGCACCGGGGCGCATCTCGGAACTGTGCCGCATGACATTTCCGTGGCACCCATCGTCATGGATCGGACCGGAGCCCGCCTGGTATGTGTGGATCCCGACGGCCGCCTCCGGGTCTGGAGTCTTCCTGGATTGACCGGGGTGGATGGCCCATGGACCCAATTCCCTCAGGCACGACAGGCGGCGATCTCGCCATCGGGCACGACGCTGGCGGCGACCGATTCCGGACGACGGCTCTCGGTTTGGAGCATCGGGGAACGCACCCTGGCCTGGGAAACCGAACTCGAGGACGGCCCACACCGGCTTTGCTTCTCCAGCGATGGGCGGCACCTCGTGGCCGCCGGGGGGAGCGGCCGGGCCACGCTCCTGGAAGCCGCGGGCGGCGGTCCCCGGGCGACCATCAACTCCTCCATCGGGGCGTTGAAGTGGATCGAGGCTTCGCCGGATGGGCGGGGTGTTCTTCTGGTGGGTGACAAGGGGGTGTGGTTTGAGACGGATCCGCTGTCCGGCAACCATCATTTGGAGTTTTCCTGGACCAATCAGACGATCCAGGCGGCTCGAATTTCCCCGGATGGCGAACACGTCGCGATCGCCACCCATGAGGGATGGCTTGGGGAATACTCGCTTCGGACTCGTGAACCCACCCGCCGAAACCTCGATCTCGGGAGGTTCACCGATGATCTCACGTATTCGGAGGTCAACTCAGACCTTGCACTCACCATGGGCGACGGCGTTGCGTGGTTTTTCCCCGCCGAGCCGGACCGGCGCCGTCCGGAACCGGTGAAAATGGGGGTGTTCGCCTATCAGATCCGTTTCAGCCCGGATGGTCGTTCCGTCGCCGCTCCAGTTTCGGACCGCAAGGCTCACGTTTTCAGCATGCCCCCGCAGCTCGAAGCGGATCCGGTGATGCTGGTTCAAACCAACGTCGTGAAGTGGGCCGCATCCCCGACGGGTACGTTGGTGGCCATCCTGGATTCCGCGGGCACGGTGGGGGTCCGTCGCCTGACTGCGGAGGCGACGTTTGAACCCTGGTTGCATCCCGATGCCCCGATCCGCTCCCTGGACTTCAGTCCCTCGGGCCGCTGGCTGATGGTTCGCGACAACAATGGGCTGGCCCAGTTGATCCCGGTGACCCATCCGGGGGCTCCTCTCCGTCGTTTGCAGCATGACCGGGGACTGGTCCCGGCCTTCGGTTTCGACCGGGAAGAACACAAGTTGATCCTGGCGACCGAAACACAGGCGCACGTCTGGGACATTTCCGCTGAACCGCCGCGAAGGGAGGCGGTTTTTGACGTGTCGAGAGCCCAACGCTTTGTGTTCAGCCCCGACGGAAGCCGGGTCGCCTTGAGAGCCGCAGACTGGATTGCCCGGCTTTACGACACCCGGACCTGGAAGCAACTTCCCGACCTCCTCGCGCACACCGGCCCTGTGAACGCCATTCAGTTCAGTCAGGATGGCCGCTGGGTGGCCACCGGGAGCCAGGACCGGACGGCCCGGGTGTGGCGCGCGTCGGATGGCCAGCCCCTGACGCCCATGATTCAGACGGCGTTCAACGGTCTCGCCCTGGCCTTTCACCCGGACGGATCAGAGCTCTTCACATGTGGCTACCATTCGATCCGGCGGTGGCAGATTCCCGGTGGCGATCCCGATCCACGGGAACTCGCGGCGAGCACGGGCTCGCATCACCTGCGGTACAGCCGGGACGGACGCCAGCTGCTGAGCGCCGGGGGCGGGATCGTCTGGCTGTGGGACACCGACTCCGGCACCCCATTGATGGACCCGATACCGGCCGGCCCGCTCGCGTTCCCGCAATTCTCGACGGACGGAAGGCACTTCCTCATCGTGGACCCCCCGGTTGCGGACAGTGCATCCGGCGACGATGGGAGGCTGACGGTCATCCGTCTGGCGTCGCCGGAAGACATCCCGGACTCTGAATCGCTGTTGGCGATGGCCCAGCTCTGCCTCGATGGCGAGCTGAACGCGAAGGGAGGCCTTGTGCCTCTCGACGCCAGCTCCTTGGCCGACCTCTACCGCAAGGCCGATCCCATCCTTCGGACGGTGCGTCCCTCAAGGATTCGGCAACTGCGCCTTCTCAAGCCGGAAATCGTTTCTCCGTAG
- a CDS encoding sigma-70 family RNA polymerase sigma factor, which yields MAVTQSEIGEAKPAAAGLFPSTLWSVVSGAVAAEPAHAEEALARLCELYREPILRWFRRAGLSAEDAQDESQAFLARHFAGQRLSHFERREARFRSWLLTCLRRQLADRIRRIRGEEVPLDSPDAPEFPASESSVALDLDRDVARAIHDRVLARLLSGWATSSPEVGRQLALLLFSDVQAGAYEALAPGLGMAPRELKRRVFEFRNDYAVAFHAEVRQIALPGDDEAEMRHLLALVPRSPDSPT from the coding sequence ATGGCAGTGACCCAAAGCGAAATCGGTGAGGCGAAACCCGCTGCGGCAGGCCTGTTTCCCTCGACGCTGTGGAGTGTCGTCTCGGGTGCTGTCGCGGCGGAGCCGGCGCACGCAGAGGAGGCCCTGGCCCGGCTTTGCGAACTGTATCGGGAACCGATCCTGAGATGGTTTCGACGCGCCGGGCTGAGTGCAGAGGATGCTCAGGATGAGTCCCAGGCCTTTCTGGCCCGTCACTTCGCGGGGCAACGCCTCAGTCACTTTGAACGCCGCGAGGCCCGGTTCCGAAGCTGGCTTCTGACCTGCCTTCGCCGTCAACTGGCCGACCGTATCCGCCGCATCCGGGGCGAGGAGGTTCCCCTCGACAGTCCGGACGCTCCGGAGTTTCCCGCATCCGAATCCTCGGTGGCCTTGGATCTGGACCGGGACGTCGCCCGCGCGATTCATGACCGCGTGTTGGCCCGGCTGCTGTCAGGGTGGGCGACGTCGTCCCCGGAGGTGGGTCGGCAGCTGGCGCTTCTGCTCTTCTCGGACGTTCAGGCCGGAGCCTATGAAGCCCTCGCCCCCGGATTGGGAATGGCGCCACGGGAACTGAAGCGGCGGGTGTTCGAGTTCCGAAACGACTATGCGGTCGCCTTCCACGCCGAGGTCCGGCAAATCGCACTCCCGGGCGATGACGAGGCGGAGATGCGCCACCTCCTCGCCCTGGTCCCACGGAGCCCCGACAGCCCGACGTGA
- the glnD gene encoding [protein-PII] uridylyltransferase, translating into MKSLLERIQANAEHRLRLPPGSKPSEELGRYRGFVKEETARLRILHRADGGGVAMCHARADMMDLLVRYLFEAVQAALPLPGKRHRLALVAYGGFGRRELNPFSDIDLMFLYEGGKDVIKDLSAWTSGVLYTLWDIPLKVPPVTRTVEDCIRLANGDMQSKTALMEARLITGDEALFKQFEAKFVARCIRGREDAYIQERLEDQAQRRARHGDSAAMQEPHVKNGCGGLRDYQNLLWMASVKLGYRSLAELQRLGHLGVRDRRSLEDAYDFLLRTRTELHYTAGTSTDVLTAAVKPAVASGLGYTERSARLRVEHFMRDYYTHARNVYLITRMLEQRLALVPSPARGLRAWWGRRAAVPAALELDGFRIVGQQLNAPSRTIFRDDPNRIIRAFLYLQRRGLTLHPDLVQMLRQLVQEGRVNNAFSRDPRVHSTFLEILRQRGSVAPVLRAMHEVGFLGALIPEFGRLTNLVQHEFYHQYAVDEHTLVALARLDQVSGADEQPYAHYAPLLQQVERPEILYLALLLHDSGKAFPGRPHELVGGELALRAARRLQLDGTTTHTLRKLIELHLEMVKVSQRRDLEDESVINHVADEVQDLDTLTMLTLHTFADSTGTSDTLWNGFKDSLLRSLYHKTRVRLAGGTTFVGRKQRELLREEVEDLLPRTFVRDEIDAHFEGMPSRYFLIHDARAIARDLTLAHRFMHLQLTEADRALEPALLWHDEPDRGYTSVHACTWDRPGLFSKLAGALSAAGLNILAAQIYTREDGIVLDDFLVVDARTGRLPEAPARQRFERLVIEVLARGQDVARALAKAPAYPPLYRAIGERIPTVVRLNNRESEDYTIVDVEAEDRVGLLFSLASTLHELGLDVGLAKIVTEKGAAADTFYVADREGRKITGEDRHRTVIRRLKEAAAAGSD; encoded by the coding sequence GTGAAATCCCTGCTCGAGAGGATTCAAGCCAACGCGGAGCACCGCCTTCGACTGCCACCCGGCAGCAAGCCCTCGGAGGAGCTGGGGCGTTATCGCGGATTCGTAAAGGAGGAGACGGCGCGGCTGCGGATTCTGCACCGGGCGGATGGCGGCGGGGTGGCGATGTGCCATGCAAGGGCCGACATGATGGACCTGCTGGTCCGCTACCTGTTCGAGGCGGTTCAGGCGGCCCTGCCGTTGCCCGGCAAGCGGCATCGGCTGGCGCTCGTGGCGTACGGGGGATTCGGACGCCGCGAGCTCAACCCGTTCAGCGACATTGATCTGATGTTTCTGTATGAGGGCGGGAAGGACGTGATCAAGGACCTGTCGGCGTGGACCAGCGGGGTGCTCTACACCCTGTGGGACATCCCTCTCAAGGTGCCGCCGGTGACCCGGACCGTCGAGGACTGCATCCGCCTCGCCAACGGGGACATGCAGTCCAAGACGGCGCTGATGGAAGCGCGTCTGATCACCGGGGACGAGGCGCTCTTCAAGCAGTTCGAGGCGAAGTTTGTGGCCCGGTGCATTCGCGGGCGGGAGGACGCCTACATTCAGGAGCGTCTGGAAGACCAGGCCCAACGGCGGGCAAGGCACGGCGACTCGGCGGCGATGCAGGAGCCCCATGTGAAGAACGGCTGCGGGGGACTGCGGGACTACCAGAACCTGCTCTGGATGGCCTCGGTGAAGCTCGGGTATCGGAGTCTGGCCGAACTGCAGCGCCTCGGGCATCTCGGGGTCCGGGACCGCCGGAGCCTGGAGGACGCCTACGATTTTCTGCTGAGGACCCGCACGGAGCTGCACTACACCGCCGGCACCTCGACGGATGTGCTGACGGCGGCGGTCAAGCCTGCGGTGGCGTCGGGTCTGGGCTACACCGAGCGGTCGGCGCGCCTGCGTGTGGAGCATTTCATGCGGGACTACTACACGCATGCCCGCAACGTGTACCTGATCACCCGGATGCTGGAGCAGCGGCTCGCACTGGTGCCCTCGCCGGCCCGCGGGCTGCGTGCGTGGTGGGGCCGGCGCGCCGCGGTGCCCGCGGCCCTGGAGCTGGACGGCTTCCGGATCGTGGGCCAGCAGCTCAACGCGCCGTCCCGGACCATCTTCCGGGACGACCCCAACCGCATCATCCGCGCCTTCCTGTACCTCCAGCGCCGCGGCCTCACCCTGCATCCGGACCTGGTCCAGATGCTCCGGCAGCTCGTGCAGGAAGGACGGGTGAACAATGCGTTTTCACGGGATCCCCGGGTGCACAGCACCTTCCTGGAAATCCTGCGTCAACGCGGCAGCGTTGCCCCGGTCCTGCGCGCCATGCATGAGGTGGGGTTTCTGGGCGCCCTGATCCCCGAGTTCGGCCGGCTCACGAATCTGGTGCAGCATGAGTTCTATCACCAGTACGCGGTGGACGAGCACACGCTGGTTGCGCTGGCCCGGCTGGACCAGGTGTCCGGCGCGGACGAACAACCCTACGCGCATTACGCCCCGCTGCTGCAGCAGGTGGAGCGCCCGGAGATCCTGTACCTCGCCCTCCTGCTGCACGATTCCGGAAAGGCGTTTCCCGGGAGGCCGCATGAGCTGGTCGGCGGGGAACTGGCCCTGCGGGCCGCCCGGCGGCTGCAACTGGATGGCACCACCACCCACACGCTGCGCAAGCTGATCGAGCTGCATCTCGAAATGGTCAAAGTCTCCCAGCGCCGGGACCTCGAGGATGAATCGGTCATCAACCATGTGGCCGACGAGGTGCAGGACCTCGATACGCTGACCATGCTGACCCTGCACACCTTTGCCGACTCGACCGGGACCAGCGACACCCTCTGGAACGGGTTCAAGGATTCGCTGCTCCGTTCGCTGTATCACAAGACCCGCGTCCGCCTCGCCGGGGGGACGACGTTTGTCGGACGCAAGCAGCGGGAACTCCTGCGCGAGGAGGTCGAGGATCTGCTGCCGCGCACCTTCGTCCGCGATGAGATTGATGCCCACTTCGAGGGCATGCCGTCCCGCTACTTCCTGATCCACGATGCCCGGGCCATCGCGCGCGACCTCACCCTGGCCCACCGGTTCATGCATCTGCAGCTCACCGAGGCGGATCGCGCACTGGAGCCGGCCCTGCTGTGGCACGACGAGCCCGACCGGGGCTACACCTCCGTGCATGCCTGCACCTGGGATCGCCCCGGCCTGTTTTCCAAGCTGGCGGGCGCCCTGTCCGCAGCGGGCCTCAACATCCTTGCCGCCCAGATCTACACGCGGGAGGACGGGATCGTGCTGGACGACTTTCTGGTGGTGGACGCGCGCACAGGACGGCTCCCGGAGGCACCGGCGCGGCAGCGGTTTGAGCGGTTGGTGATCGAGGTGCTCGCCCGGGGCCAGGATGTGGCCAGGGCGCTGGCCAAGGCACCCGCCTACCCACCGCTCTACCGGGCCATCGGGGAGCGCATCCCCACCGTGGTGCGGCTCAACAACCGCGAGTCCGAGGATTACACGATCGTGGATGTTGAAGCCGAAGACCGGGTGGGCCTCCTGTTTTCGCTCGCCTCCACCCTCCACGAACTCGGGCTCGATGTCGGCCTGGCCAAGATCGTGACGGAAAAGGGTGCCGCGGCCGACACCTTCTACGTGGCGGACCGTGAGGGCCGGAAGATCACCGGCGAGGACCGCCACCGCACGGTGATCCGGCGCCTGAAGGAGGCAGCCGCTGCCGGGAGCGACTGA
- a CDS encoding sodium:solute symporter gives MTSWGILGCVVLYFGLIAVIAWWTGRHADQAGYFLGNRRSPWYLVAFGLIGDSLSGVTYISVPGQVGVQRCGYLQVVLGYVVGYLVIAQVLLPLYYRRNLTSIYSYLGDRFGRPAELTGAGFFLVSRVLGAAARLYLAANVFQVFVFEALGIPFWATVTAILLLILGYTWRGGIRTLVWTDALQSGLLVLGVVLSVGLLARSLGVDLAELPGHVVRSPLSQVFFWDWRAPNYFWKQFASGAAIAVVMTGLDQNNMQKTLSCRSLGEAQRNLHCFAVIMVAVNVVFLALGVLLHEFVVARDLMLPAQSDQLFPEIALRHLGPAAGLVFILGLTAATFNSADSVLTTLTTSFCIDFLGFERRTDLTPAAQTLQRHVSHAAFAGVLLAAILVFKALNQGSVIQLVLSMAGYTYGPILGLFALGLFTRVRVRPGSVPWICMAGPLACAVLDANAPRWLGGYQFGFELLILNGLLVATGLWLVARSRT, from the coding sequence GTGACCTCCTGGGGGATTCTGGGTTGCGTGGTCCTGTATTTCGGGCTGATCGCCGTGATTGCCTGGTGGACCGGGCGGCACGCCGACCAGGCCGGGTACTTCCTCGGCAACCGTCGCTCCCCCTGGTACCTCGTCGCGTTTGGCCTGATTGGCGACTCCCTCTCCGGCGTCACCTACATTTCCGTCCCCGGCCAGGTCGGCGTTCAGCGGTGCGGCTACCTGCAGGTCGTCCTGGGCTACGTGGTGGGGTACCTCGTCATCGCCCAGGTGCTTCTGCCCCTCTACTACCGGCGAAACCTTACCAGCATCTACAGCTATCTGGGGGATCGCTTTGGCCGTCCGGCGGAGCTCACCGGCGCCGGATTCTTCCTGGTCTCGCGGGTCCTGGGCGCGGCGGCCCGCCTGTACCTCGCGGCCAATGTCTTCCAGGTCTTCGTGTTCGAAGCCCTTGGCATTCCGTTCTGGGCAACCGTGACCGCCATCCTGCTGCTGATCCTCGGCTACACCTGGCGGGGTGGGATCAGGACCCTGGTGTGGACCGACGCGCTGCAGAGCGGTCTTCTGGTGCTGGGTGTGGTGCTTTCGGTCGGACTCCTGGCCCGGTCGCTGGGTGTGGATCTCGCCGAGCTGCCGGGGCACGTGGTTCGGAGTCCGCTGTCCCAGGTGTTTTTCTGGGACTGGCGGGCTCCCAACTATTTTTGGAAGCAGTTCGCCAGCGGGGCGGCGATCGCGGTGGTGATGACCGGACTCGACCAGAACAACATGCAGAAGACCCTGAGCTGCCGGTCTCTCGGAGAGGCCCAGCGGAACCTCCATTGCTTCGCGGTCATCATGGTCGCGGTGAATGTGGTGTTTCTCGCCCTGGGGGTCCTCCTTCACGAATTCGTCGTCGCGCGGGACTTGATGCTGCCCGCGCAATCCGACCAGTTGTTCCCGGAGATTGCCCTGCGGCACCTCGGCCCGGCTGCCGGCCTTGTCTTCATCCTCGGCCTCACCGCCGCCACCTTCAACAGTGCCGACTCGGTCCTCACCACGCTCACGACGAGCTTTTGCATTGATTTTCTGGGCTTCGAACGGCGAACCGACCTCACGCCTGCGGCGCAGACCCTTCAACGTCACGTGTCCCACGCCGCCTTCGCCGGTGTGCTGCTGGCCGCCATCCTCGTGTTCAAGGCGTTGAACCAGGGCTCGGTCATCCAGCTCGTGCTCTCCATGGCCGGATACACTTATGGGCCCATCCTCGGCCTGTTCGCCCTGGGGCTGTTCACGCGGGTCCGCGTGCGCCCGGGCTCCGTCCCGTGGATCTGCATGGCCGGCCCGCTCGCTTGCGCGGTGCTTGATGCCAACGCCCCGCGATGGCTGGGTGGCTACCAGTTCGGATTCGAGCTGTTGATCCTCAACGGGCTTCTGGTCGCCACTGGATTATGGCTGGTGGCCCGAAGCCGCACGTGA
- a CDS encoding DUF2950 domain-containing protein: MKIHPWKGAGRTGLPASGRRVALLGIMVAGLLVTAADAPARYPTPEAAAASLDLLAAAGDVPGIVALFGAGGEGLVNPDPVEGAKELRDFATAYGAAHRLTATAPDRRVLEIGDAFIPFPVPLVERDGWWVFDAAAGREEILNRRIGRNELAVLDVVRTYVTAQREYAGRDRDGDSVLEYAQRIRSRPGQRDGLYWPPGDDLELSPLGPLVADAQAAGYRMSADAEGPRPPFHGYYFKVLTRQGPHAPGGSYSYVINGNMIGGFALVAWPAVYGETGVMTFVVNQQGVVYQKDLGPRTAAVARRMQRYDPDATWSPSPD, encoded by the coding sequence ATGAAAATCCATCCATGGAAGGGTGCAGGGCGAACCGGCCTGCCCGCGAGCGGGCGCCGGGTCGCCCTGCTTGGAATCATGGTGGCCGGGCTCCTGGTGACCGCGGCGGACGCCCCCGCGCGCTATCCGACCCCGGAAGCCGCCGCCGCTTCGCTGGATCTCCTGGCCGCCGCCGGCGACGTCCCGGGGATCGTGGCGCTGTTTGGCGCCGGCGGGGAAGGTCTGGTCAATCCCGACCCAGTCGAGGGCGCCAAGGAACTGCGGGATTTCGCCACGGCGTACGGTGCGGCACACCGGTTGACCGCGACGGCCCCGGATCGGCGTGTGCTGGAGATCGGGGACGCCTTCATCCCGTTTCCGGTGCCGTTGGTCGAGCGCGACGGCTGGTGGGTGTTTGATGCCGCCGCCGGGCGTGAGGAGATTCTCAACCGCCGCATCGGACGCAACGAACTCGCGGTCCTGGACGTGGTGCGCACCTACGTGACCGCGCAACGTGAGTACGCCGGCCGGGATCGGGACGGGGATTCGGTGCTGGAGTACGCGCAACGAATCCGCAGCCGTCCCGGGCAACGGGACGGGCTCTACTGGCCGCCGGGTGATGATCTGGAGCTCAGTCCCCTCGGCCCCTTGGTGGCTGACGCGCAGGCCGCCGGCTACCGGATGTCTGCGGATGCCGAAGGCCCCCGCCCCCCGTTCCACGGCTACTACTTCAAGGTGTTGACCCGCCAGGGACCGCACGCACCCGGAGGCAGCTACAGTTATGTGATCAATGGCAACATGATCGGTGGCTTCGCACTGGTGGCGTGGCCGGCGGTGTACGGCGAGACGGGGGTGATGACCTTTGTGGTCAACCAGCAGGGGGTGGTCTACCAAAAGGACCTCGGCCCGCGGACCGCGGCGGTTGCCCGACGCATGCAGCGGTACGATCCGGACGCGACCTGGTCTCCAAGTCCGGACTGA